The following coding sequences are from one Arcobacter nitrofigilis DSM 7299 window:
- the ppnP gene encoding pyrimidine/purine nucleoside phosphorylase: protein MSVFENVKIAKKANILYEGHVTSRAIEFEDGSKKTLGVMLPGEYDFTTIHEELIDVESGELEVLLPAQDWKKIVAPQSFKVPANSKFKLKVISLVDYCCSFKKH from the coding sequence ATGTCTGTGTTTGAAAATGTAAAAATAGCTAAAAAAGCAAATATTTTATATGAAGGTCATGTTACAAGTAGAGCAATAGAGTTTGAAGATGGTTCAAAAAAGACTTTAGGTGTTATGTTACCTGGAGAGTATGATTTTACAACTATTCATGAAGAACTTATTGATGTAGAATCGGGAGAACTAGAAGTATTACTACCTGCACAAGATTGGAAAAAAATTGTTGCACCACAAAGTTTTAAAGTACCTGCTAACTCTAAATTTAAATTAAAAGTTATTTCACTAGTTGATTATTGTTGTTCATTTAAAAAACACTAA
- a CDS encoding response regulator transcription factor, translating into MKIFLLEDDYSLNKIIKLSLENRGFFVENCADGYEAASKIINNKYDLYILDLNVPGFDGHEILKTIRKDNPNTPVIMISAEIDIENIKNSFDYGCNDYIKKPFDFEELFLRIKYHLNHVLQNNDVNLNIDLGYEYSYDLINQTLYKHGHEIELTIKEKLLLSLLVKNINKTVTLEMIHEYVWDSKEMESVSMRTIVHKLRSKLKNGMVLNLRGVGYKLLQIS; encoded by the coding sequence ATGAAGATTTTTTTACTAGAAGATGACTATTCCCTTAATAAAATTATAAAACTCTCACTGGAAAATAGAGGTTTTTTTGTGGAAAACTGTGCAGATGGATATGAGGCAGCTAGTAAAATTATAAATAATAAATATGATTTGTATATTTTAGACTTAAATGTTCCAGGATTTGATGGGCATGAAATATTAAAAACAATAAGAAAAGATAATCCAAACACTCCTGTTATCATGATAAGTGCTGAAATTGATATAGAAAATATTAAAAACTCTTTTGATTATGGTTGTAATGATTATATAAAAAAACCCTTTGATTTTGAGGAACTTTTTTTAAGAATAAAATATCATTTAAACCATGTATTACAAAATAATGATGTGAATTTAAATATTGATTTAGGATATGAGTATTCTTATGATTTGATAAATCAAACTTTATATAAACATGGACATGAAATAGAACTAACAATAAAAGAAAAACTACTTTTATCACTCTTAGTTAAAAATATAAATAAAACAGTAACTTTAGAGATGATTCATGAATATGTTTGGGATAGTAAAGAGATGGAATCAGTAAGCATGAGAACTATCGTTCATAAATTAAGAAGTAAGCTAAAAAATGGGATGGTTTTAAATCTAAGAGGTGTGGGATATAAACTTTTACAAATAAGCTAA
- a CDS encoding hybrid sensor histidine kinase/response regulator, translating into MHKKYTILIIDDKDENLHYLNNILKNYDYNIRATTDPSFALTSSQSYPPDLILLDIKMPNIDGFEVCKLFKENDKLKDIPIIFISAIDDIEIKVKAFEQGGVDYITKPFEKEEVLARIKTQLKIFENNQTILSLLQQQDFFLKKIIHEMNTPLSIISLNVDNLERQLGPKEQFEAIKASSKSLSSIYNDLYYLTKKQTMQKNIKAINLVNFLSSRIIFFDEIAKTKNIILDLEISDEFDVLMDEYEFERIIDNTLSNAIKYSFENTIVVIALKNYQLEVINEGIKIKDTSLVFEKYYQEKVKNIGLGLGLNIVKSICDNYAIKIEILSDEVTTFKYIFPQNLIKEGL; encoded by the coding sequence ATGCATAAAAAATATACAATATTAATCATAGATGATAAAGATGAAAACCTTCATTATCTAAATAACATACTTAAAAATTATGATTATAACATTAGGGCTACTACAGATCCTAGTTTTGCATTAACATCATCGCAAAGTTATCCTCCTGATTTAATCTTACTTGATATTAAGATGCCAAACATTGATGGCTTTGAAGTTTGTAAATTATTTAAAGAAAATGATAAATTAAAAGATATCCCTATTATTTTCATAAGTGCCATTGATGATATAGAGATAAAAGTAAAAGCCTTCGAACAAGGTGGAGTTGATTATATTACTAAGCCTTTTGAAAAAGAAGAGGTATTAGCTAGAATAAAAACTCAACTTAAAATTTTTGAAAATAACCAAACTATTTTAAGTCTTCTTCAACAACAAGATTTTTTCTTAAAAAAAATAATCCATGAAATGAATACTCCACTTAGTATTATTTCACTAAATGTGGATAATCTAGAACGACAATTAGGACCAAAAGAGCAGTTTGAAGCCATAAAAGCCTCTTCTAAATCTCTCTCTTCAATTTATAATGATCTTTACTATTTAACCAAAAAACAAACTATGCAAAAAAACATAAAAGCAATAAATCTTGTAAACTTTTTATCTTCAAGAATAATCTTTTTTGATGAGATTGCAAAAACAAAAAATATTATTTTGGACTTAGAGATAAGTGATGAATTTGATGTTTTAATGGATGAATATGAGTTTGAAAGAATAATTGATAATACACTTTCTAATGCTATAAAATACTCTTTTGAAAATACAATAGTAGTAATTGCTCTTAAAAATTACCAACTAGAAGTAATAAATGAAGGAATAAAGATAAAAGATACCTCATTAGTTTTTGAAAAATATTATCAAGAAAAAGTAAAAAACATAGGTCTTGGACTAGGACTAAATATTGTAAAATCTATTTGTGATAATTATGCTATAAAAATAGAAATACTATCAGATGAAGTTACAACATTTAAATATATATTTCCACAAAACCTTATAAAAGAAGGCTTATAA
- a CDS encoding response regulator has product MNLKKLFMLLFILNTISFISVAIVINKYQNSTVKLENAYQMQYKSLILAHELRQSSDDLTRMARTYVITGNPRFEEQYKTVLDIRNGKKNRPKRYNGIFWDFYTLDGTKAVLEGEKVPLRELMKRANFPDEELNLLFASQNESDDLTKLEHKAMNAVKGIFQDENGNFTIKGKPDFKLARELMHSDEYHKAKIRIMQPLDNFYKAFEKRTQEKVNDERKTVKEQEFYVNVIVLFSVIFFLMSFFIILFRIIYPIDLLRVAMLKLSSNDMSVELDKNKYDDEVGDMIGSVRIFKDNTKKLIESEHQIKLAMEEANSANKAKSIFLARMSHELRTPLNAILGFSNILKKSMNATQEEKNNLNIIKRSGEHLLNIINEILELSKIEAGKIEIIPKVFNLKELIEDINSIFAFRCKEKGLEFKIILDDNLPEVVKMDELRLRQILINLLSNSLKFTNEGEISLYLYEKSQKLFFEIKDTGIGIESKDLKRVFKPFEQIKHDDYNKNGTGLGLSITKELVTLMNGSIYAKSKVNVGTQFYFSVDYKNTNSDDIAVELKSKDIIGIEKNIDKKTILVVDDIEVNRNLLTQILNSHGFEVLQASSGYEAIELFKKEDLSLIFMDIKMSGLDGLETIKIIRKEEKGKDISIVAVSANVFNEDKEIAIVSGANDFLAKPVDEKELLIVLSKYFNLKLKYLENSDEKVDTLSRISKLDKEFFVKLNEFALLMDSSSIEQFLESSDIEDDLKLYFKELVENFKYKEINEICIKNIQ; this is encoded by the coding sequence TTGAATCTAAAAAAACTCTTTATGTTACTTTTTATATTAAATACTATCTCTTTTATTAGTGTGGCTATTGTCATAAACAAATATCAAAACTCTACAGTAAAACTAGAAAATGCTTACCAAATGCAATACAAATCACTTATTCTCGCCCATGAATTAAGACAAAGTAGTGATGACTTGACAAGGATGGCAAGAACATATGTAATAACAGGTAATCCACGTTTTGAAGAGCAATATAAAACAGTACTAGATATAAGGAATGGAAAAAAGAATAGACCCAAAAGATATAATGGTATATTTTGGGATTTTTATACTTTAGATGGTACAAAAGCAGTTCTAGAAGGAGAAAAAGTTCCCTTACGAGAGTTAATGAAAAGGGCAAATTTCCCAGATGAAGAGCTTAATTTACTTTTTGCTTCACAAAATGAATCTGATGATTTAACCAAACTTGAGCATAAAGCTATGAATGCAGTTAAAGGAATTTTTCAAGATGAAAATGGAAATTTTACTATAAAAGGAAAGCCTGATTTTAAACTTGCTAGGGAACTTATGCACTCAGATGAGTATCACAAAGCAAAAATAAGAATTATGCAACCTTTAGATAATTTCTATAAAGCCTTTGAAAAAAGAACTCAAGAGAAAGTAAATGATGAAAGGAAAACAGTAAAAGAACAAGAGTTTTATGTAAATGTGATAGTTCTTTTTTCTGTTATATTTTTCTTGATGTCTTTTTTTATAATTTTATTTAGAATTATCTATCCAATAGATTTATTAAGAGTTGCCATGTTAAAACTTTCATCAAATGATATGAGTGTGGAACTTGATAAAAATAAATATGACGATGAAGTTGGTGATATGATTGGTTCTGTTAGGATTTTCAAGGATAATACTAAAAAACTAATAGAGAGTGAACATCAAATCAAACTTGCTATGGAAGAAGCAAATAGTGCAAATAAAGCAAAATCGATATTTCTAGCACGTATGAGTCATGAGCTAAGAACTCCACTTAATGCCATACTTGGCTTTTCAAATATTTTAAAAAAATCTATGAATGCTACCCAAGAGGAAAAAAATAATCTAAATATAATCAAAAGAAGTGGAGAGCATCTTTTAAATATAATAAATGAAATCTTAGAATTGTCAAAAATTGAAGCTGGAAAAATAGAGATTATTCCTAAAGTATTTAATCTAAAAGAGTTGATAGAAGATATAAATTCAATCTTTGCATTTAGATGCAAAGAAAAGGGTTTGGAGTTTAAAATTATTTTAGATGACAATCTACCTGAAGTTGTAAAAATGGATGAATTGAGACTTCGACAAATACTTATAAATCTTTTAAGTAATAGTTTGAAATTTACAAATGAAGGTGAAATATCATTATATTTATATGAAAAGAGCCAGAAACTATTTTTTGAGATAAAAGATACTGGAATAGGTATTGAGAGTAAAGATTTAAAAAGAGTATTTAAGCCCTTTGAGCAAATAAAACATGATGATTACAATAAAAATGGAACAGGACTAGGACTATCTATTACAAAAGAGTTAGTAACTTTGATGAATGGTTCTATTTATGCAAAAAGTAAAGTTAATGTTGGAACACAGTTCTATTTTAGTGTTGATTATAAAAATACAAATAGTGATGATATTGCTGTTGAGTTAAAATCAAAGGATATCATTGGAATAGAAAAAAATATAGACAAAAAAACTATTCTTGTAGTTGATGATATAGAAGTAAATAGAAATCTATTAACACAAATACTAAATTCACATGGCTTTGAAGTCTTACAAGCAAGTAGTGGATATGAAGCAATAGAACTTTTTAAAAAAGAGGATTTAAGTCTTATTTTTATGGATATAAAGATGAGTGGACTTGATGGTTTGGAAACTATTAAAATCATAAGAAAAGAAGAAAAAGGTAAAGATATATCGATAGTTGCTGTATCTGCAAATGTATTTAATGAAGATAAAGAAATAGCAATAGTAAGTGGTGCGAATGACTTTTTAGCAAAGCCAGTTGATGAAAAAGAGTTATTAATTGTCTTATCTAAATACTTTAATTTAAAATTAAAATATTTAGAAAATAGTGATGAAAAGGTTGATACTCTTTCAAGAATATCAAAACTTGATAAAGAGTTTTTTGTAAAGCTAAATGAATTTGCTCTTTTAATGGACTCTTCTAGTATTGAACAGTTTTTAGAAAGTAGTGATATTGAAGATGATTTGAAATTATATTTTAAAGAACTTGTGGAAAACTTTAAATATAAAGAGATAAATGAAATCTGTATAAAAAATATACAGTAA